Proteins found in one Pempheris klunzingeri isolate RE-2024b chromosome 6, fPemKlu1.hap1, whole genome shotgun sequence genomic segment:
- the LOC139202481 gene encoding nardilysin-like encodes MPQTNKSASGSSAPGQVSAPDQGEPPPPLPPPQDARIQVAAGDGGEGVAAEAQGDPQIIKSPSDPKKYRYIELSNGLRALLISDFSGADGKGANGDDRGATEDGEEDDVGEAEGEDEGDSGEGSEEDEEEDEEEEQDSDFDELDEESAGKKKKGGSEKQAAAALCISVGSFSDPDDLPGLAHFLEHMVFMGSEKYPAENGFDAFLKKHGGSDNASTDCERTIFQFDVQRKYFREALDRWAQFFICPLMIEDAIDREVEAVDSEYQLARPSDSHRKEMLFGSLAKPGHPMSKFCWGNAQTLKHEPREKQINTYERLRHFWKRYYSAHYMTLAVQSKETLDTLEQWVRDIFIHVPNNGEPRADFSHLQQPFDTPAFNKLYRVVPVRKVHALTISWAVPPQGKHYRVKPLHYISWLIGHEGTGSILSLLRKKCWALALFGGNSETGFDQNTTYSIFSISITLTDQGYQNFYQVVHFVFQYLKMLQTLGPQQRIYEEIQKIEANEFHYQEQTDPIEFVENICENMQLFPKDDFLTGDQLMFEYEPQVISAALSLLTPDRANLLLLSPENEGQCPLREKWFGTCYSVEDVPEEWAQRWTGDFELNPDLHLPAENKFIATDFTLKASDCPDSEFPVRIVNNDRGCLWYKKDNKFKIPKAYIRFNLISPMIQKSPENLVLFDLFVNILAHNLAEPAYEADVAQLEYKLVAGEHGLVIRLKGFNHKLPLLLKLIVDHLAEFSAEPGVFTMFSEQLKKTYFNILIKPERLGKDVRLLILEHCRWSVIQKYHAVMKGLTVDDLLTFVSGLKAELYAEGLVQGNFTSAESKEFLQYFIEKLQFQPLSSEVPVLFRVVELPQKHHLCKVKSLNKGDANSEVTAYYQSGLKNLREHALMELMVMHMEEPCFDFLRTKETLGYQVYPTCRNTSGVLGFSVTVETQATKFSTEFVEAKIEEFLVSFGERLAALSEEAFRTQVTALIKLKECEDAHLGEEVDRNWFEVVTQQYVFRRLNKEIEALKLFTKEELVSWFLEHRNSSSRKLSVHVVGFGTEENDPAEQGAAGSPESPDNPPPSSSAYGEVSELTFLPPSSPPLRDATLIADIRAFTSSLPLHPYHKILS; translated from the exons ATGCCCCAGACCAACAAGTCAGCCAGTGGTTCCAGTGCGCCAGGACAGGTATCTGCTCCAGACCAGGGCGAGCCGCCGCCGCCACTGCCGCCGCCACAGGACGCCAGGATCCAGGTGGCTGCTGGAGATGGAGGTGAAGGAGTGGCTGCAGAAGCCCAGGGAGACCCGCAGATCATCAAATCACCCAGCGACCCGAAGAAATACAG atACATCGAGCTGAGTAACGGCCTACGAGCGCTGCTCATCTCTGACTTCAGTGGGGCAGACGGGAAGGGAGCTAACGGGGACGACAGGGGGGCGACAGAGGACGGGGAGGAGGATGATGTGGGGGAGGCGGAAGGGGAGGATGAAGGGGATTCTGGCGAAGGGtcggaggaggacgaggaggaggacgaagaggaagagcaggacaGTGACTTCGACGAGCTGGACGAGGAGAGcgcagggaagaagaagaaagggggCTCTGAGAAGCAG gcagcagctgctctgtgcaTCAGTGTCGGGAGCTTCAGCGACCCGGACGACCTGCCCGGCCTCGCCCACTTCCTGGAGCACA TGGTGTTCATGGGCAGTGAGAAGTACCCGGCGGAGAACGGCTTCGATGCCTTCCTGAAGAAGCACGGCGGCAGCGACAACGCCTCCACCGACTGCGAGAGGACCATCTTCCAGTTCGACGTGCAGAGGAAGTATTTCAGAGAGGCGCTCGACAG gtgggCTCAGTTCTTCATCTGTCCTCTGATGATAGAGGACGCCATCGACAGGGAGGTGGAGGCCGTGGACAGCG AGTACCAGCTAGCGAGGCCGTCGGATTCTCATCGTAAGGAGATGCTGTTTGGGAGTTTGGCCAAACCAGGACACCCTATGAGCAAATTCTGCTGGG GCAACGCTCAGACATTAAAGCACGAGCCCAGAGAGAAACAGATCAACACCTACGAGCGGCTCAGGCACTTCTGGAAGAGATATTACTCTGCTCACTACATGACGCTCGCCGTCCAGTCCAAAG aGACTCTGGACACTCTGGAGCAGTGGGTCAGAGACATCTTCATCCATGTTCCCAACAA cggTGAACCTCGAGCCGACTTCTCTCACCTCCAGCAGCCGTTTGACACACCGGCCTTCAACAAACTGTACAGAG TGGTCCCTGTGAGGAAGGTCCACGCTCTGACCATCAGCTGGGCCGTACCGCCGCAGGGGAAACACTACAG agtGAAGCCTCTTCATTACATCTCCTGGCTGATCGGACACGAAGGAACCGGCAGCATCCTGTCTCTGCTCAGGAAGAA GTGCTGGGCTCTGGCTCTGTTCGGAGGGAACAGCGAGACGGGCTTCGACCAGAACACCACCTACTCcatcttctccatctccatcaccCTCACCGACCAGGGCTACCAGAACTTCTACCAG GTCGTCCATTTTGTGTTCCAGTACCTGAAGATGCTGCAGACTCTGGGCCCCCAGCAGAG gatcTACGAGGAAATTCAGAAGATAGAAGCGAATGAGTTCCACTACCAGGAGCAG ACGGATCCCATCGAGTTTGTGGAGAACATCTGTGAGAACATGCAGCTGTTCCCCAAAGACGACTTCCTGACGGGAGACCAGCTCATGTTCGAGTATGAGCCCCAG gtgatCAGTGCCGCTCTCTCCCTGCTGACCCCCGACAGAGcgaacctgctgctgctgtcgccAGAGAATGAAGGTCAATGTCCGCTCAGAGAGAAATGGTTCGGTACCTGCTACAGCGTGGAGg ACGTCCCAGAGGAGTGGGCTCAGCGCTGGACAGGAGACTTCGAGCTCAACCCCGACCTCCACCTTCCTGCTGAGAACAAGTTCATCG CGACTGATTTCACCCTGAAGGCGTCCGACTGTCCAGACTCAGAGTTTCCCGTCAGGATCGTGAACAACGATCGAGGCTGCCTGTGGTACAAGAAGGACAACAAGTTCAAGATCCCCAAAG CTTACATCCGCTTCAACCTCATCTCCCCGATGATCCAGAAGAGTCCCGAGAA tCTGGTCCTGTTCGACCTCTTCGTGAACATCCTGGCCCACAACCTGGCCGAGCCGGCCTACGAGGCCGACGTGGCCCAGCTGGAGTACAAGCTGGTGGCCGGAGAGCACGGCCTGGTGATCCGGCTGAAAGGCTTCAACCACAAACTGCCG ctgctgctgaagctgatCGTGGATCATCTGGCTGAGTTCAGCGCCGAGCCGGGCGTCTTCACCATGTTCTCCGAGCAGCTGAAGAAGACCTACTTCAACATCCTCATCAAACCAGAGAGGCTCGGCAA GGACGTCCGTCTGTTGATCCTGGAGCACTGCCGCTGGTCGGTCATTCAGAAGTATCACGCCGTCATGAAGGGCCTGACGGTCGACGACCTCCTGACCTTCGTCTCGGGGCTGAAGGCCGAGCTCTACGCCGAGGGGCTCGTACAGGGAAACTTCACCAGCGCG GAGTCCAAGGAGTTCCTGCAGTACTTCATCGA GAAGCTGCAGTTCCAGCCGCTGTCCTCTGAGGTCCCCGTGCTGTTCCGGGTGGTGGAGCTGCCCCAGAAGCATCACCTCTGCAAAGTCAAATCTCTCAACAAAGGAGACGCCAACTCCGAGGTCACCGCCTACTATCAG TCGGGGCTGAAGAACCTCAGAGAACACGCTCTGATGGAGCTGATGGTG ATGCACATGGAGGAGCCGTGTTTCGACTTCCTGAGGACGAAGGAGACGCTGGG GTACCAGGTGTACCCGACCTGCAGGAACACCTCGGGGGTGCTGGGCTTCTCCGTCACCGTGGAAACTCAGGCCACCAAGTTCAG CACGGAGTTCGTGGAGGCGAAGATCGAGGAGTTCCTGGTCAGCTTCGGCGAGCGTCTGGCGGCGCTGAGCGAGGAGGCCTTCAGGACCCAGGTGACGGCTCTCATCAAGCTGAAGGAGTGCGAGGACGCTCAcctgggggaggaggtggaCCGCAACTGGTTCGAGGTGGTGACACAGCAGTACGTCTTCAGGAGGCTCAACAAGGAG ATCGAGGCCCTGAAGCTCTTCACCAAGGAGGAGCTGGTCTCCTGGTTCCtggagcacagaaacagcagcagcaggaagctcagcGTCCAT GTGGTCGGTTTCGGGACGGAGGAGAACGACCCGGCCGAGCAGGGCGCCGCCGGCAGCCCCGAAAGCCCcgacaacccccccccctcttcctcggCCTACGGCGAGGTGAGCGAGCTGACCTTCCTGCCGCCGTCCTCGCCGCCGCTCCGGGACGCCACGCTCATCGCTGACATCAGGGCgttcacctcctccctcccgcTCCACCCGTACCACAAAATCCTCAGCTAG